The genomic segment AGTCCTGTTAAGCTACTTCTCCAATACCCTTTCTTTCGTCCGTATCGGAGCTTTCGCAGTCAGCCATGCAGCGATGATGGAAGTCGTTCTCATGCTTGCAGGCGCAGAAAGCGGAAACCTGAACTGGATAGTAGTAGTTCTGGGAAACCTTTTTGTATGTGGTATGGAGGGCCTGATCGTCGGTATCCAGGTGCTTCGTCTGGAATATTATGAAATGTTCAGCCGCTTCTACAAAGGTACAGGACGTAAATTTGAGCCGTTCCGCTCTGTAAAATAGACAGAAAGATCATCAGAAATTATACTATTTTCATTTATATATCATCCTCGGGAAACCCATATCTGTCGGTCAGCCAGATATTCGAAGCCGAATAAATATGATATATATGAACAGCAAAATCAAGAACTAAGAGGAGATTTAATTATGACAACAATCGCACAGATCATTTTAGCAATCGCACTGGTACTCAGCATCATTCTTCCATTTGGCTACTATCTCATCGGTGAAAAAAACCGCGGACGTTACAAAACAGCTCTCGGTGTAAACGCATTCTTCTTCTTTGGAACCATGCTTATCGCCATTGCAGTTATGTTCACAGGTGCTTCTTCCGTACAGGCCGCTGCAGGCTCTGAAGGCACACTTGCAACAGGTATGGGTTATATCGCAGCAGCTCTTGTAACCGGACTTTCCTGTATCGGTGGTGGTATTGCCGTTGCCAGTGCGGCAAGCGCAGCATTAGGTGCTATCAGCGAGGATCAGAGTATCCTTGGTAAATCCCTTATTTTCGTAGGTCTTGCAGAAGGTGTTGCCCTTTATGGACTGATCATCTCCTTCATGATCCTGGGACAGTTATAAGATGCAGATGTTTTTGATCAGCGACAATATCGATACCTACACAGGGATGAGACTGGCAGGTGTGGAGGGCGTGGTCGTACACACACATGATGAATTAAAAGATGCTTTGCAGAAAGCTATCTCCAATAAAGAAATCGGAATCATACTCCTGACCGAGAAATTCGGCCGGGAGTTTCCCGAAATTATAGATGATGTAAAGCTTCATCACAAGACCCCTCTGATCATTGAAATTCCCGACAGGCACGGTACTGGCCGCAAACCGGATTTTATCACTTCATATGTGAATGAAGCTATTGGTTTAAAACTGTAAAACAGTTACCAATAGTAAATCTAATGTTACTGTGAACGGAGTGAACAGTTACAATCTAAATATTACAGGCAGGTGTTAACATGACAATTGATGAAAAACTCAGCCATTTTTATGATATCACTGTAGAGGAAGCCCACGAAAAAGCTGCCGCCATTCTCGATGAGCATAAAGCGGCTCTGGAGAAAATGGCAGAAGAACACAAAACTCTCAGTGAAGAAAACGCCCAGACACAGATCAAAGCGGAAACTGCCAGCGCCCGACGTGAAATAAACAAGGCTCTCTCCGCAGAACAGCTCACGATCAAGCGTGACTGGACCAGAAAACAAAACGAATTAAAAGAGAAAATTTTCTCCGAAGTAAAAGGACTTCTGGAATCCTTTACCAAAACTCCGGAGTATGAGAACTATTTAACTGCTAAGATCAAAGAAGCTCTGGATTTCGCGGGAAATGATGAGATTACCATCTATCTCTCTCCGGAGGACAGATCTCTTGCAGAGAAACTTCAGCATACAACAGGTACTGCTATCCAGCTTGCAAAGGACTCTTTTCTTGGCGGTATCCGCGCTACGATTCCTCAGAAAAACATCCTGATCGATCACTCTTTTGCAGGAAATTTTGAGGCAGCATACAAAGAATTCAAGTTTGACGGAGGACCAGAACATGAGTAATACAGGTATTATCTACGGTGTCAACGGCCCCGTCATTTATCTGAAGGGCGACAGCGGATTTAAGATTTCCGAGATGGTTTATGTAGGTCCGGAACATCTGGTAGGTGAGATCATCGGCCTGAAGAAAGGCATGACCACCGTACAGGTTTTCGAGGAGACTACAGGACTGAAACCAGGCGATACAGTTACAGGAACCGGAGATGCCATTTCTGTACTTTTGGGACCTGGAATCATCCACAATATTTTTGATGGTATCCAGCGTCCTCTGGAAGAGATTGCCAAAGCCTCAGGCAAATATATTTCACGAGGTGTCAGCGTTGATTCCCTTGACACAGAAAAGAGATGGAACACTCACATCACAGTAAAAGAAGGAGATGTTGTAGGTCCCGGCTCTGTTATCGCAGAAACTCAGGAAACAGACTCCATTCTCCATAAATCCATGGTTCCTCCGAATCTTACAGAAGCCACAGTTATTCACGCGGCATCTGACGGAGCATACACCATTCTGGAACCGATCGTAACCATTCAGTTCGCAGACGGAACCACCAAAGATTTGGCACTTGCACAGAAATGGCCGATCCGTATCCCGAGACCAACCCACAAACGTTTCCCTGCAAGCGTCCCGCTTGTCACAGGCCAGCGTATCCTGGACACTCTTTTCCCTATCGCAAAGGGCGGTACAGCCGCTGTTCCGGGAGGTTTCGGTACAGGTAAGACCATGACTCAGCATCAGATTGCAAAATGGTCTGACGCAGACATTATCATCTACATTGGATGCGGAGAACGTGGAAACGAGATGACTCAGGTTCTGGAAGATTTCAGTAAACTGATCGACCCGAAATCCGGAAACCTGATGATGGACAGAACCACATTGATTGCCAATACTTCTAACATGCCGGTTGCGGCGCGTGAAGCTTCTATTTATACAGGTGTAACTCTTGCGGAATATTACCGGGACATGGGTTACGACGTAGCTATCATGGCAGACTCCACTTCCCGTTGGGCAGAAGCTCTTCGAGAACTGTCCGGCCGTCTGGAGGAAATGCCTGCAGAGGAAGGTTTCCCTGCATATCTGGCATCCAAGCTGTCCGCATTCTATGAACGTGCAGGAATGATGCAGAACTTAAACGGAACCGAAGGCTCTGTCTCCATTATCGGAGCAGTTTCTCCACAAGGTGGTGATTTCTCAGAGCCTGTCACACAGAATACCAAGCGCTTCGTCCGCTGTTTCTGGGGACTGGACAAATCCCTTGCCTATGCCCGTCACTTCCCGGCAATCCACTGGCTCACCAGCTACAGTGAATATCTGGAAGACCTGACTCCATGGTACAGAGAGCATGTTTCCCCGAAATTTGTAGCAGACAGAAATCAGCTCATGGCAATCCTGAATCAGGAGAGCTCCCTGATGGAGATTGTCAAGCTGATCGGAAGCGACGTTCTTCCGGATGACCAGAAACTGACGCTGGAAATTGCCAGAGTCATCCGTCTGGGCTTCCTCCAGCAGAACGCTTTTCACGCAGAAGACACCTGCGTACCAATGGAAAAACAGTTTAAAATGATGGAAACGATCCTCTATCTTTATGAAAAATGCCGTGCACTCATCAACCGTGGAATGCCGGTTTCCGTACTGAAAGAGGGGAACAACATTTTTGAAAAAATTATTTCCATTAAATATGATGTGGCAAATAATCAGCTTGATAAATTCGACCAATACAAGCAGGACATTGATACTTTCTATGATAATATAATGGAAAAAAACGGCTGATGCCGGAACAGTTACATTCATAGCCATAACCGGTTATGAGTCGTAACAGAGAGGAGAAGTTTATGGCAATTGAATATTTAGGCTTAAGCGAAATAAACGGACCTCTGGTGGTCCTGGAAGGCGTCAAGAATGCCTCCTATGAGGAAATCGTAGAATTTCACATGGATGACGGGACTCGCAAGATCGGCCGTATTATTGAGATTTATGAGGACAAGGCTGTTATCCAAGTTTTTGAAGGAACAGACGGTATGTCCTTAGGCAACACCCATACCCGGCTGACCGGACGTCCCATGGAAATCGGGCTTTCCCCGGAAATCCTCGGACGAACCTTTAACGGTATCGGACAGCCCATCGACGGTCTGGGGGACATCACCCCGGATGTAAAATTAAACATCAATGGTCTGCCGCTGAACCCGGTAGCACGTGAATATCCCCGAAACTATATCAACACCGGTATTTCCGCAATCGACGGACTGACCACCCTGATTCGAGGACAGAAGCTTCCGATCTTTTCCGGAAATGGTCTTCCACACGACAAGCTGGCTGCACAGATCGTACAGCAGGCTTCTCTGGGAGAGGACTCTGATGAAGATTTTGCCATTGTTTTCGCGGCAATGGGTGTCAAATATGACGTAGCGGAATTTTTCCGCCGTACCTTCGAGGAAAGCGGTGCTGCAGACCATGTAGTTATGTTCCTGAATCTTGCAAATGATCCGGTTGTTGAACGTCTTCTTACACCGAAGATCGCCCTCACTGCCGCAGAGTATCTTGCTTTTGAAAAAGGAATGCACATCCTGGTCATCCTGACAGACATCACATCCTTCTGCGAGGCCATGCGAGAGGTTTCCTCCTCCAAAGGTGAAATTCCGTCCCGTAAAGGTTATCCGGGTTATCTGTACAGCGAGCTTGCAACCCTGTACGAACGTGCAGGTATCGTAAAAGGCAAACCGGGTTCCGTAACCCAGATCCCGATCCTGACCATGCCAAACGATGATATCACTCACCCGATCCCTGACCTTACCGGTTATATCACCGAAGGTCAGATCGTTCTGGACAGACAGCTTCATGGACAGGCAATCTATCCGCCTATTAACGTACTGCCATCTCTTTCCCGTCTGATGAAGGACGGTATCGGTGAAGGCTATACAAGAGCAGACCATCAGGATGTGGCAAATCAGCTTTTCTCCTGCTATGCAAAGGTTGGAGATGCCAGAGCCCTTGCTTCCGTTATCGGTGAGGATGAGCTTTCCCCGCTGGATAAACGCTATCTGGTATTTGGTAAAGCCTTTGAGAGTGAATTTGTCGGCCAGTCCGAAACCGAGAACCGAAGCATCACCGAAACCCTGGATAAGGGCTGGGAGCTTCTGGGACTTCTTCCGAAAGAAGAGCTCGACCGAATTGATACGAAGATCCTCGACAAGTACTATCACGAAACAGTACGCTAAAAGAAGCGAGGTGATTACATGGATCCGAATACCTTTCCCACCAAGGGAAACCTGATACTTGCAAAGAACTCACTGAAGCTTTCCCGTCAGGGCTATGAACTGATGGACAAAAAGCGTAACATCCTGATTCGTGAAATGATGGAGCTGATCGATCAGGCAAAGGATATCCAGACACAGATTGATGTGACTTTCCGCACTGCCTATACAGCATTGCAGAAAGCAAATATGGAGATTGGTATCGCCTTTGTCCAGCAGATCGCGTGTACGGTTCCTGTCGAGAACTCTATACGCATTAAAACCCGAAGTGTTATGGGTACGGAAATTCCTCTGGTGGAATATGACAAAACCACTAACACTCCCACCTATGCCTACTACAGCACAAAGATGTCTCTGGACGAAGCCAAGGCTGCCTTTGAAAAGGTAAAAGAGCTGTCCATCCGCCTGTCCATGGTGGAAAATGCAGCCATCCGCCTTGCAGCCAATATCAAGAAAACTCAGAAACGTGCCAATGCTCTGAAGAATATCACTATTCCGAAGTACGAGGCACTGACCAAAGATATCCAGAATGCACTGGAGGAGAAAGAACGTGAGGAATTTACTCGTCTGAAAGTCATCAAACGGATGAAACAAAAATAGTATATATCAGAAATCAGCCGGATGAATATTTACTATTCATCCGGCTGATTTTATCTGACGTATGATAAAGATATCTATAGCAATCCTCGTAAATAATACATTTAAGACAGTTCAGCAGAGTGCGAAAGACAAGGAAGATATCTGCAGGCGTGCTGACGCACGGCAAAGATATCTGACACAGGACTTCATGCTATGTGGATAATATCTGTGAAAAGTTATCCCCACCCGAATTCATTTTGTGCATTTCTCATCCACATCTGTCTCTCCTATGTGGAAATTTCCCGTTTCTGTCAAATGTATTCTTTTTTTCATTGTTGTTGTATTTTTTAGTAGAATATCTTTTTGAATATTCTGATTATTTATATATATATTGTTATATTTTGTCTTTTTTGTACAATATTATATGTTTTTTAGAATATAAAAAAGTCAATAGATTTGTGGATTTTTTCGTCCAAAAATGTCGATTTATCATTTTACACAAAACATCTGTTTCTTTTTTCCTTATGTAAATCGAGTATTCCACACACATAAAATGTGGATAATGTGGATAACTTTGTGTATAACTTTAATTTACGGGATTTTTCAATAACCGGGTATGTGGATAGAGTGTGTATGACTTTATCCACTTTTCCCACCTCTCGACATTCTTTGTGCAATTTGTCGAATCATATAATTTCAGGCGTTACAGCTATTCCATGAACGTACCTACAGCTGCCGGCTGCTCATAATCGTAATCGGAAATCTTGATTCCTGTAGCAGCATTGCTGGCATGGATAATCTTTCCATCTCCGATATAAAGTGCCACATGATCAATATATCCGCTTCCGTAGAATACCAGATCTCCCGGCTCAAGCTGGCTGATATCTTTCTTTGTGGAGGCCTCACACTGCGCTGCAGCCACACGTGGAAGACTGTAACCGAAATTGGCAAATACAGACATTACAAATCCTGAGCAGTCTGCACCGTTTGTAAGACTTGTTCCGCCATAAACATAAGGATTTCCTTCAAACTGCAGCGCAAAGTTTACCACTTCCTGTCTCTTTGCCAGACGTTTCGCTTCTGCTTCTTCGGCAATTTTTTTCTTTGTATCCTCAACTGTCTGCTGAATACTCTCCAGCACGGCTGTTTTTTCCTGCTCTGCCTTCTCAGAAGCCTTTTCCGCTTTCTCTACTCTTCGTTCTTCACGAATCTGAGCTGCTTCCTCTTCTTTCGCAACAAACTCCTGTGTCTGTTCCTCTGTCTGCTTCGCCAGTGTACTTGCCAGAGCACTTACACTTCCTGTTCCATCAGAAAACGCTGATGCGCCATCATCAAACTGTGCTGCGCTTACACATACCCCCTGTGTCAGAACCACAGAGCTCATAATTGCTGCCATCAAAATTGTCTTTATCTTATTATTCATTTTACTAATCAACTCCTGTTATACATCGCTGTAAAATTATTACATTTTTATTACGTTTTGTTACACATTTGTGTATGTTAACATAACATCCCAATTTTGTCAAATAAAAAAAGTGTGACGCGCATTTGGAATGAATTTTGGCTTGTATATCTCTGGATTTTGGCATATTTATGCCAAAACACCTCGCGGGATAATGGTGTGTGAACAGTAATGATGTTACCGAAAGCATACTTCATGCCTTCCTTCAATAAGATAGTAAAAAGCAGATTCCGAGGTGGATATGCGTATTTATAAAAATATCCCTAAAAGAATCCTCAGCCTGTGTCTGGTCTTTGCCATTGGCATCAGCATGGGTGTTCTCTCCGACCACTTTGTTTCTGAAAACTCCCGTTTTCAGACCTTTACGGAAAAATTATTCCGGTCCGAAGTATGCAGCAATACCCTCACCCTTCACTACACTCTTGCACACCCTGAAAAAAAAGGTATCAGAAAGCCCGAGGCAACTCTTGGAACTGCACTTTCTGACCCGGCTAAGACCACCAGTCTCTGTCAGGAATATGAGAAAGAGCTGAAATCCTTTGCCTATTCCAGGCTCTCCGAAGAAAACCGGCTTACCTGTGATATGCTTCTTCTCTATTTTCACACCAGAGCCTCCCTTGGAAAAAACAGCGCCCTGGATGAGCCGCTGGGACCAGGCCTGGGTGTGCAGGCACAACTTCCCATTCTTCTGGCGGAATATACTTTCCGGACAAAAGAAGATATCTCTGATTATCTGAAACTTCTGAGTACCGTCAGGCCATATTTTCAAAGTATTATAAAACTGGAAAAGCAGAAATCCCAGTCAGGGCTTTTCATGAGTGACACAACTCTGGACCGTATCCTGAAACAATGTCATTCTTTTGTCGCGAATCCTGATTCCAACTACATGGATGATATTTTCGCGCAGAAACTGAAAGCTTTCTCCAACCCTGCATTTAGCAGCGAAGATCAGAAAAAACTCTGTACATATCATCATAAACTGATCTTAACCGAAGTGATCCCTGCTTATCAGGAACTGGCAGACAGTCTGGAAAGTCTTCGCGGTACAGGCAAAAGTAGCCGGGGCCTGGCATTTTTTGAGGGTGGGCGTGAATATTACCTCTACCTGCTGCAAAGCCAGACAGGAACCTATGTACCTGTCGGACAAATTGAAAAAAGGCTGTCAGCTCAGCTTTTGTCCGACTATCGGGAGATATCTTCCCTGCTGAAACAGAATTCCTCCCTGATTGACAGGCTGAATCAATGTTCCGGTGAACTTACGCTGACACCGACTCAGATGCTGGAGAAGCTTCCGGAATTGATGAAAAAAGATTTCCCAGAACTGAAAGATGCCACTTACGAACTCCGCACCGTTCATCCTTCCATGAAAAAATTTTTAAGTCCTGCTTTTTACCTCACACCGCCTGTGGATACCCGAACCCCCAACGTAATCTATATCAACGATTCCGGACGTACCTCTTCTCTGGAGCTTTTCGGCACACTGGCACATGAAGGATTTCCCGGTCACCTTTATCAGACAGTTTCTTTTGCCGAAAACAATCCCTCTGACATCAGATATCTGGTCACCTCCTCCGGCTACGTGGAAGGCTGGGCAACCTACGTGGAATCATACGGCTATGAATATGCCGCCTCCCTTATGAATGATCCGGATTCTGCCAAAAATGCCGTCCGGCTTGCCTGGTTAAACAGGAGTATGAATCTGTGCATTTACTCCCTGATCGATATCGGCATTCATTACAGGGGCTGGGATGCAGCCCGCACTGCTGTCTTTCTGAAAGCATTTGGCATCAACAATGCTTCCACTGCTGCCGAAATCTATCAGTATATTGTGGAAACTCCCGGTAACTATCTGAAATACTATTGGGGATATCTGAATTTCCTTGACTTGAAAACAGTCTGTCAGAAAAGACTTGGAGATGATTTCGACCTGAAAGAATTTCACCGCCGGATTCTGGACATCGGACCTGTACAGTTTCCGGTTCTGGAAAAATACATGAAATAAACGAATTACTGGAAAACTTTCATCGGCCAGACTTCCGGAGAGTCTTATCAGTTTGAGTGGCATGGAGGAGATAATGTTACGGTTATCATTCAGCCATCTGAACGTCAGAGCGGAATCCGCGTCAGTATGGATTAACAGCCTGATATAACAAAGAGCCGGACTGACTGCAATATTTTATAGAATTGCAGTCAGTCCGGCTCTTTAAAATATAAAACCAAACATTTCTCAAGTAATGTTTCCGAAAACAGTCTTCCTGCCTCCATTTCCATCACTGTCTCTTTGAATCTGTCGCTACCATTACCGTAAATCTTTTTAAATCCGGCCGGAACTAATCCCAGGTCGCTTTCTTCCACCATGGAAACATCGAATTCGCTGTCTCCGGCTGCTATGATATATGCAGGCTGCAACCTCTTTCGAAGTCTTCTCACGGCCATTCCCTTACTCAGATTTACAGGAACAACATATACCTTCTCTCCATTATGAAATACGTCCACCAGCTTCGTAGCCAGTTTTGCCTGCAGATCTTCAACCACTTCCTCTGGCTTTTCACATTTTGTAAAAATAAAAAGCTCATCTAGAAATCTCAGCTCAAACTTTCGTCTGGAATCCCCGGCAAGAATCTGCTGCGCTTTTTCCATTTCCGGTCTGCTATTCCGGATTATTTGCAGCGACTCCAGATACCACTCTCTGTCACGCTTACCATTTACCAGCAGTACTCCTCCATTACAGACAAGGGCATAGGGTACGATTCCTATATCCAGATCAATACGTTTATACTGTTCTTCCGTCCTTGTGGATGTTGGTATGATAGTCATCTTCTCACTTACTTTTTTCAACAGATCATGCGTTTTTTCAGAAATAAACGAGATTTCTCTTCCATTATATAACTCAACATTTAATTTATTTTCACCGATATTGCGCTTATACGAATATATTATGGTATTGTCCATGTCCGCGCATAAAATGCCATTCATTCGCTTCCTCCAAAAATGGGACTGCCACACTGTTATTACCTGCGACAGCCCCATAATTATTATTTCATACGTATTGTTTACCTGCTCATGATTGCTTTTCTGATAAGATCTACCGGTATAATAAGTACTGCAAGTACCATGGATACCAGTAATGCCTTTGGCTCAAGCAGAGTTGTGTTAAATACTTTTCCGCCGATTTCAATGATAATGGTCTGAAGAACAAAGATTGCTCCCATTACCAGTACGAAGTTCTTATTCTCCCCGATATGCTCAAACAGATTAAACTTCTCAGATCTGGTATTCAGACTGTTAAAGATAATCGCATAAATGAAGAACGCAAACATAAATGTTTTCTCATAAAGCTCCGGATCTGCACAGCCCGCAGGGATTACCCAACTGGTAATGCCGCCGATATTCTCAAGTATCAGGATAGAACCAAGGGTAATAAATATTGCACTTACTCCGATCGCTGACTTGATGTACGGAGTCAGAATATTATCTGTTCTCTTTGCCGGCTGATCTTTCATATATCTGTCAAGAATAGGTTCTCCACCAAACGCCATGGCAGCCAGTGTATCCATGATCAGGTTGATCCAAAGGATCTGGACAATGGAAAACGGCTCTGTCCATCCCAGGATCGGTGCAATGATATTCATTAACAGAGTACTGATATTTACAGTAAGCTGGAAAATGAGGAATTTTCCAACAGATTTCGCCATAGTCCTGCTGTTAAGCACACAGTCTTTAATGGAAGTCAAACTGTTATTAAGGATAACAACATCTCCTGCCTCCTGTGCAACTGCTGTACCATCTCCCATTGCAAAACCAATGTCTGCCTGTTTTAATGCGGGAGCATCGTTCACACCGTCACCGGTCATACCACAGACATTATCAATCTGCTGTGAAAGAGATACCAGTCTTTTCTTATCAAGCGGTTTCGCGCGGCTTACCACTCTCAGGTTCGGGAGAACTTTCTTCAGCTCTTCATCTGATAATTTCTCCATTTCTTCATGGGTAAGAACCACATCCTTCTTCTCATCTGCAAGAATACCTGCCTCTTTTGCAATGGCTACTGCAGTTTCCTCTGCATCACCGGTAACCATAACTACCTGGATTCCTGCATCATTGAGAAT from the Blautia wexlerae DSM 19850 genome contains:
- a CDS encoding ATP synthase subunit C → MTTIAQIILAIALVLSIILPFGYYLIGEKNRGRYKTALGVNAFFFFGTMLIAIAVMFTGASSVQAAAGSEGTLATGMGYIAAALVTGLSCIGGGIAVASAASAALGAISEDQSILGKSLIFVGLAEGVALYGLIISFMILGQL
- a CDS encoding V-type ATP synthase subunit F, giving the protein MQMFLISDNIDTYTGMRLAGVEGVVVHTHDELKDALQKAISNKEIGIILLTEKFGREFPEIIDDVKLHHKTPLIIEIPDRHGTGRKPDFITSYVNEAIGLKL
- a CDS encoding V-type ATP synthase subunit E, translated to MTIDEKLSHFYDITVEEAHEKAAAILDEHKAALEKMAEEHKTLSEENAQTQIKAETASARREINKALSAEQLTIKRDWTRKQNELKEKIFSEVKGLLESFTKTPEYENYLTAKIKEALDFAGNDEITIYLSPEDRSLAEKLQHTTGTAIQLAKDSFLGGIRATIPQKNILIDHSFAGNFEAAYKEFKFDGGPEHE
- a CDS encoding V-type ATP synthase subunit A; protein product: MSNTGIIYGVNGPVIYLKGDSGFKISEMVYVGPEHLVGEIIGLKKGMTTVQVFEETTGLKPGDTVTGTGDAISVLLGPGIIHNIFDGIQRPLEEIAKASGKYISRGVSVDSLDTEKRWNTHITVKEGDVVGPGSVIAETQETDSILHKSMVPPNLTEATVIHAASDGAYTILEPIVTIQFADGTTKDLALAQKWPIRIPRPTHKRFPASVPLVTGQRILDTLFPIAKGGTAAVPGGFGTGKTMTQHQIAKWSDADIIIYIGCGERGNEMTQVLEDFSKLIDPKSGNLMMDRTTLIANTSNMPVAAREASIYTGVTLAEYYRDMGYDVAIMADSTSRWAEALRELSGRLEEMPAEEGFPAYLASKLSAFYERAGMMQNLNGTEGSVSIIGAVSPQGGDFSEPVTQNTKRFVRCFWGLDKSLAYARHFPAIHWLTSYSEYLEDLTPWYREHVSPKFVADRNQLMAILNQESSLMEIVKLIGSDVLPDDQKLTLEIARVIRLGFLQQNAFHAEDTCVPMEKQFKMMETILYLYEKCRALINRGMPVSVLKEGNNIFEKIISIKYDVANNQLDKFDQYKQDIDTFYDNIMEKNG
- a CDS encoding V-type ATP synthase subunit B, which encodes MAIEYLGLSEINGPLVVLEGVKNASYEEIVEFHMDDGTRKIGRIIEIYEDKAVIQVFEGTDGMSLGNTHTRLTGRPMEIGLSPEILGRTFNGIGQPIDGLGDITPDVKLNINGLPLNPVAREYPRNYINTGISAIDGLTTLIRGQKLPIFSGNGLPHDKLAAQIVQQASLGEDSDEDFAIVFAAMGVKYDVAEFFRRTFEESGAADHVVMFLNLANDPVVERLLTPKIALTAAEYLAFEKGMHILVILTDITSFCEAMREVSSSKGEIPSRKGYPGYLYSELATLYERAGIVKGKPGSVTQIPILTMPNDDITHPIPDLTGYITEGQIVLDRQLHGQAIYPPINVLPSLSRLMKDGIGEGYTRADHQDVANQLFSCYAKVGDARALASVIGEDELSPLDKRYLVFGKAFESEFVGQSETENRSITETLDKGWELLGLLPKEELDRIDTKILDKYYHETVR
- a CDS encoding V-type ATP synthase subunit D, with protein sequence MDPNTFPTKGNLILAKNSLKLSRQGYELMDKKRNILIREMMELIDQAKDIQTQIDVTFRTAYTALQKANMEIGIAFVQQIACTVPVENSIRIKTRSVMGTEIPLVEYDKTTNTPTYAYYSTKMSLDEAKAAFEKVKELSIRLSMVENAAIRLAANIKKTQKRANALKNITIPKYEALTKDIQNALEEKEREEFTRLKVIKRMKQK
- a CDS encoding C40 family peptidase, translating into MNNKIKTILMAAIMSSVVLTQGVCVSAAQFDDGASAFSDGTGSVSALASTLAKQTEEQTQEFVAKEEEAAQIREERRVEKAEKASEKAEQEKTAVLESIQQTVEDTKKKIAEEAEAKRLAKRQEVVNFALQFEGNPYVYGGTSLTNGADCSGFVMSVFANFGYSLPRVAAAQCEASTKKDISQLEPGDLVFYGSGYIDHVALYIGDGKIIHASNAATGIKISDYDYEQPAAVGTFME
- a CDS encoding DUF885 domain-containing protein codes for the protein MRIYKNIPKRILSLCLVFAIGISMGVLSDHFVSENSRFQTFTEKLFRSEVCSNTLTLHYTLAHPEKKGIRKPEATLGTALSDPAKTTSLCQEYEKELKSFAYSRLSEENRLTCDMLLLYFHTRASLGKNSALDEPLGPGLGVQAQLPILLAEYTFRTKEDISDYLKLLSTVRPYFQSIIKLEKQKSQSGLFMSDTTLDRILKQCHSFVANPDSNYMDDIFAQKLKAFSNPAFSSEDQKKLCTYHHKLILTEVIPAYQELADSLESLRGTGKSSRGLAFFEGGREYYLYLLQSQTGTYVPVGQIEKRLSAQLLSDYREISSLLKQNSSLIDRLNQCSGELTLTPTQMLEKLPELMKKDFPELKDATYELRTVHPSMKKFLSPAFYLTPPVDTRTPNVIYINDSGRTSSLELFGTLAHEGFPGHLYQTVSFAENNPSDIRYLVTSSGYVEGWATYVESYGYEYAASLMNDPDSAKNAVRLAWLNRSMNLCIYSLIDIGIHYRGWDAARTAVFLKAFGINNASTAAEIYQYIVETPGNYLKYYWGYLNFLDLKTVCQKRLGDDFDLKEFHRRILDIGPVQFPVLEKYMK
- a CDS encoding HAD hydrolase family protein, whose translation is MNGILCADMDNTIIYSYKRNIGENKLNVELYNGREISFISEKTHDLLKKVSEKMTIIPTSTRTEEQYKRIDLDIGIVPYALVCNGGVLLVNGKRDREWYLESLQIIRNSRPEMEKAQQILAGDSRRKFELRFLDELFIFTKCEKPEEVVEDLQAKLATKLVDVFHNGEKVYVVPVNLSKGMAVRRLRKRLQPAYIIAAGDSEFDVSMVEESDLGLVPAGFKKIYGNGSDRFKETVMEMEAGRLFSETLLEKCLVLYFKEPD